A window of the candidate division KSB1 bacterium genome harbors these coding sequences:
- a CDS encoding inorganic phosphate transporter, which produces MHPFDSLTFLAIVVALAWTYDFFNGMNDAANAIATTISTRALTPAQAIFLAWLMNVLGAFLTTAVARTMGKGVVDPSAMDQMVVISSLVGASVWSAGCTYAGIPISITHALVGSIVGAAGAAHGLGVVKLAGLKKIFIAMLVSPVLGFVWGYILLVLIFWIVRNMMPSRVNRFFRFGQIGSAAFMALSHGTNDTQNAMGIITAALLVGGFIKEFHVPTWVIVGSALFMGLGTSVGGWRVIRTMGMKMVKLRPVHGFSAEFSAGAVILMATLLGAPISTTHVISTAIMGVGATHRLSAVRWGVALHIVVTWILTMPGAALVAAGTFELLKLIL; this is translated from the coding sequence ATGCACCCCTTCGACAGTCTGACCTTCTTGGCTATTGTCGTCGCCCTCGCGTGGACGTATGATTTTTTCAATGGCATGAACGATGCGGCCAATGCCATCGCCACCACCATTTCCACCCGCGCTTTGACTCCCGCTCAGGCCATCTTCTTAGCGTGGCTCATGAACGTCCTGGGAGCTTTTCTCACCACCGCCGTGGCCAGGACCATGGGTAAAGGGGTCGTAGACCCTTCGGCCATGGACCAGATGGTAGTCATCTCCTCATTGGTGGGCGCAAGTGTGTGGAGCGCCGGGTGCACCTATGCGGGCATACCCATCAGCATCACCCATGCGCTGGTGGGGAGCATTGTGGGCGCGGCAGGTGCGGCCCACGGACTGGGTGTGGTAAAGCTGGCAGGGCTGAAGAAGATATTCATCGCTATGCTTGTGTCGCCGGTCTTGGGCTTCGTCTGGGGGTACATCCTGCTTGTGCTTATCTTCTGGATCGTGAGAAACATGATGCCCTCCCGCGTCAATAGGTTCTTCCGCTTCGGCCAGATTGGTTCTGCTGCCTTCATGGCGCTGAGCCATGGGACCAACGACACGCAGAATGCCATGGGTATCATCACCGCGGCGCTGTTGGTGGGAGGCTTCATCAAGGAGTTTCACGTCCCGACCTGGGTCATCGTGGGTTCGGCTCTTTTCATGGGCTTGGGCACCTCGGTGGGGGGGTGGCGGGTCATCAGGACGATGGGCATGAAGATGGTCAAGCTCCGCCCGGTGCACGGGTTCAGCGCCGAGTTTTCCGCGGGTGCGGTAATTCTTATGGCCACGCTGCTCGGCGCCCCGATCAGCACGACCCACGTCATTTCCACCGCCATAATGGGCGTTGGTGCCACGCATCGTCTTTCCGCGGTTCGCTGGGGCGTGGCTCTGCACATTGTCGTCACCTGGATTCTGACCATGCCCGGCGCAGCACTGGTGGCGGCCGGCACGTTCGAGCTGCTCAAGCTCATCCTCTAA
- a CDS encoding DUF47 family protein: MRILPKHERFFEMFAEAAANIQEAAQLLVQMLESGKEAERFGRQIKELEHKGDKLTHEIINKLNTTFVTPFDREDIYALCRALDDVIDLVDSAADRVYLFELTNRGEDAVKLAKIIAEASAEIVRGVSLLRHPAQMCVHCIEINRLENEGDRVFRHGLAKLFHNYADPIEIIKLKDFYQDLELATDRCEDVANVLEAISVKNV; the protein is encoded by the coding sequence ATGAGGATTCTTCCGAAGCACGAGCGATTCTTTGAGATGTTTGCCGAGGCTGCCGCCAACATTCAGGAAGCGGCGCAGCTCCTTGTGCAGATGCTCGAGTCCGGGAAGGAAGCCGAGCGCTTTGGTCGTCAGATCAAGGAGCTGGAGCACAAGGGCGACAAGCTCACCCACGAAATCATCAACAAACTGAACACCACTTTTGTCACCCCTTTCGATCGCGAGGACATCTACGCCCTCTGTCGCGCCCTGGACGATGTGATTGACCTGGTTGATTCTGCCGCCGATCGCGTCTATCTCTTCGAATTGACCAACCGTGGCGAAGATGCCGTGAAACTGGCGAAAATCATCGCCGAGGCTTCGGCCGAGATTGTGCGCGGCGTGAGCCTCCTTCGCCACCCGGCGCAGATGTGCGTGCATTGCATCGAGATCAATCGCCTGGAGAACGAAGGGGACAGGGTGTTCCGCCACGGTCTTGCCAAGCTTTTCCACAACTACGCTGACCCCATTGAGATAATCAAGCTTAAGGATTTCTATCAGGACCTGGAGCTGGCCACCGACCGTTGCGAGGACGTGGCCAATGTGCTGGAGGCGATTTCGGTGAAGAACGTGTGA
- a CDS encoding isocitrate/isopropylmalate family dehydrogenase — protein MNQEAIERAKAHFGKLVEEQLARVEQMKQAQDWIDYSILKPIIIGVCGGDGIGPIISAEAQRVLEEMLADEIKSGKVLFRTIEGLTIENRVKHMKAIPDDVLEEIKKCHVILKGPTTTPEKGGPYPNIESANVAMRRALDLFANVRPVKVPKEGIDWIFFRENTEGAYILGSKGIQVTEDLAFDFTVTTRQGAERIIRMAFDYAHKNKINSVTVVTKANVVKTTDGLFLEVAGEVAKDYPEISWEGWYIDIMTAKLVDPKRRTQFRVIVLQNLYGDILTDEAAEFQGGVGTAGSANIGKRYAMFEAIHGSAPRMIKEGRGKYADPCSMIRAGAMLLRHIGYPDKAERLEMALDICGQFEKRLVITGRDTGATGHEFADYLLETVRDPQLRQRWEGYARA, from the coding sequence ATGAACCAGGAAGCAATCGAAAGGGCAAAGGCTCATTTTGGCAAGCTTGTCGAGGAGCAGCTGGCCCGCGTGGAGCAGATGAAGCAGGCCCAGGACTGGATCGACTACTCTATCCTCAAGCCCATCATCATCGGGGTGTGCGGCGGCGACGGGATTGGACCCATCATCTCGGCTGAGGCACAGCGGGTGCTGGAGGAGATGCTGGCCGACGAAATCAAGTCCGGCAAAGTCCTCTTCCGAACCATCGAGGGATTGACCATCGAGAATCGCGTGAAGCACATGAAGGCGATCCCTGATGATGTGCTCGAGGAGATCAAGAAGTGCCACGTAATCCTGAAGGGCCCCACTACCACGCCGGAGAAGGGGGGACCTTACCCCAACATTGAGAGCGCCAACGTCGCCATGCGGCGTGCCTTGGACCTGTTTGCCAATGTCCGTCCGGTAAAGGTGCCCAAGGAGGGAATCGACTGGATCTTTTTCCGTGAGAACACCGAGGGCGCCTACATCTTGGGGAGCAAGGGCATCCAGGTGACCGAAGACCTGGCCTTCGATTTCACCGTGACCACACGCCAGGGGGCCGAGCGCATCATTCGCATGGCGTTCGACTATGCGCACAAGAACAAAATCAACAGCGTTACCGTGGTCACCAAGGCGAATGTGGTGAAGACCACTGACGGGCTGTTCTTGGAGGTCGCCGGCGAAGTCGCCAAAGATTACCCCGAGATTTCCTGGGAAGGCTGGTACATCGACATCATGACTGCCAAGCTTGTGGACCCGAAGCGGCGCACGCAGTTCCGGGTCATTGTCCTTCAGAACCTCTACGGCGACATCCTCACCGATGAGGCGGCGGAGTTCCAAGGCGGGGTGGGCACTGCCGGCAGCGCCAACATCGGCAAGCGCTACGCCATGTTTGAGGCGATCCATGGCTCGGCGCCGCGCATGATCAAAGAGGGAAGGGGCAAGTACGCAGACCCCTGCAGTATGATCCGCGCCGGCGCAATGCTGCTGCGCCACATCGGCTACCCGGACAAGGCCGAGCGCCTGGAGATGGCCCTGGATATCTGCGGGCAATTCGAGAAGCGCTTGGTCATCACAGGGCGAGACACGGGAGCCACCGGCCACGAGTTTGCCGATTACCTGCTCGAGACTGTGCGGGACCCCCAGTTGCGCCAGCGCTGGGAAGGATACGCGAGGGCGTAA